One segment of Trachemys scripta elegans isolate TJP31775 chromosome 1, CAS_Tse_1.0, whole genome shotgun sequence DNA contains the following:
- the LOC117872685 gene encoding olfactory receptor 52R1-like — translation MSDSNATDFTNPSTFILLGIPGLEAAHVWISIPFCTMYAIAILGNFTILFIVKTKSSLHVPMYYFLCMLAVTDLVLTTSTLPKMLSIFWFNSREIDFSACLTQMYFIHCSLEMESGILVAMAFDRYVAICDPLRHSTILTNPVVSKIGLAVMLRGCIVVLPLLILARQWPYCRTNIIPQPYCAHIAVVNLACADIRVSSYFGLFVLFCVMGLDVIFITVSYIQILRAVFSLPTKDVQLKTFGTCSSHIFVILAFYIPGLFISLMYRFGHNVALHFHVLIANVYLLMPPMLNPIIYGVRTKEIQGRLLRLFTHDES, via the coding sequence atgtcGGATTCCAATGCAACTGACTTCACCAACCCCTCTACCTTCATCCTTCTGGGCATTCCTGGGCTAGAGGCAGCCCACGTCTGGATCTCCATACCCTTCTGCACCATGTACGCcatagccatcttggggaacttcaccattCTGTTCATCGTGAAGACGAAATCAAGCCTCCATgtgcccatgtactatttcctctgcatgctagCCGTCACTGACCTGGTCCTGACTACCTCAACCCttcccaaaatgctgagcatcttctggttcaattccagggagatcgatttcagtgcctgcctcacccagatgtactttATTCATTGCTCCTTAGAGATGGAGTCTGGGATCCTTGTAgccatggcttttgatcgctatgtggccatctgtgACCCCCTGAGgcattccaccatcctgacaaatCCTGTTGTGTCCAAGATCGGCCTGGCCGTGATGCTGCGTGGGTGCATAGTCGTACTGCCCCTTCTGATCCTGGCGAGGCaatggccatattgcagaaccaatATCATCCCCCAGCCGTACTGCGCACATATAGCCGTGGTGAATCTGGCCTGTGCCGACATCCGCGTCAGTAGTTACTTTGGTCTCTTTGTGCTATTCTGTGTGATGGGTCTGGATGTGATTTTTATCACCGTGTCCTAtatccagatcctcagggccgtcttcagcctccccacaaaggatgtccagctcaagacttttgggacctgcagctcccacatCTTTGTCATTTTAGCCTTTTACATCCCAGGTCTCTTCATCTCCCTAATGTACCGGTTTGGCCACAATGTGGCCCTGCATTTCCACGTTCTCATTGCCAACGTGTACCTCTTGATGCCCCCCatgctaaaccccatcatctatggGGTGAGGACCAAAGAAATCCAGGGCAGGCTGCTCCGGCTCTTTACTCATGACGAATCCTAA